The DNA region CAACACCCAGCGCGATAGGCGGTCGACAAGCATGAGCACGGGCGAAACGGTCACTGTGCGCTTTTTCGCCGCCGCGGAGGAGGCGGCGGGCGTTGACGAGGCGGCGCGGCCCCTTGCGGAGGGCGAGACGCTGCGCGATGTCATCGACGGGCTTGTCCGCGCCGCGCCTGCGCTCGCTGGCGTGCTGTGCACCTGCTCTTATCTGCGCAATGGCGTCGCTGTCCGCGATGCGCGCCTGCCGCTCGAACCGGGCGATGTCGTCGATGTTCTTCCGCCTTTCTCCGGCGGTTAAGGCCGCGTCGGGGTTTCCCGCTCGGGCCCCTCGGCTTTTGGTGGTTTCGCACAAAAAACTCTCTTAGATTTCGTCCTCGATCACTATGGCCTTCGTCACAGTCTCTTTTTGGTAACAAAATGGGCGAGTTCCCGAAGCGCGGAGATGACCAGGATGGATGGCCCGATTTTTTGAAAGTTAGCAAATCCGAAACTTTTCGCAGAACTCTAAGAGATCTCTAATGAGACGTGTTTTGGGCACAGCAAACCATTAAGGTCAGCTCAGGCCGGACTCTTCCGGCACACCCGGTTTCACGGTGAGACCCTGGAAGAAAACAGCACAACGATGCTCCTCCGAGCCCTTGGGTTCTGAGCCATTGGGTCTTCGGAATCGAACTCCCCACATCCCCTGACGGGGGAAGGAAAGGAAAATCACCATATGAGCGGACGCCACCGCAAACAGAGCGACACCGGCAGTATCGCCGGCAAAGCGGCCCTTTCGGGTATCGCGCTGACCGGGGCTGGCATGTGGTTCGCCAGCTCCGCCGACGCCGCGACCGACGACCAGTGGGACCGCGTCGCCTCCTGCGAGTCAGGCAACAACTGGCACATCAACACGGGCAACGGATACCAGGGCGGCCTGCAGTTCTCCTCGGGGACCTGGCTCGCCCACGGCGGCGGCAAATACGCCCCGGCCGCGAACCTCGCCACCCGTGAGCAGCAAATCGCCATCGCCGAGCACGTGCTCGCCACCCAAGGCCGAGGCGCCTGGCCGGTCTGCGGCCGCGGCCTCGGATCAGCCACGTTCCGCGAGGCGCCCGTGCCGAACAAGAGCCAGCCGGACGCCGTCGCCGTCGCCGACGTCGAGAAAGACGGCATTTCCGACCA from Segniliparus rotundus DSM 44985 includes:
- a CDS encoding transglycosylase family protein, with product MSGRHRKQSDTGSIAGKAALSGIALTGAGMWFASSADAATDDQWDRVASCESGNNWHINTGNGYQGGLQFSSGTWLAHGGGKYAPAANLATREQQIAIAEHVLATQGRGAWPVCGRGLGSATFREAPVPNKSQPDAVAVADVEKDGISDHVAPALAKATSGAIQAAGFVEIAPELEISQANDLRAPAPDTDPADEPDAPEQEAPEQEAPVADIDADAPEAQDLDAADAAQSDEAAPADTQAVEADALGDFVLAAKYMGYNV
- a CDS encoding MoaD/ThiS family protein, producing MSTGETVTVRFFAAAEEAAGVDEAARPLAEGETLRDVIDGLVRAAPALAGVLCTCSYLRNGVAVRDARLPLEPGDVVDVLPPFSGG